AACTTAAAATCGGAAATAagtttagttgtggttatttaatttaatgaaaGCACGAAGGTTTACTTGTGATTGCAATATATATGTTACATAGTCATGGGCTTTTTTTAACAGGAACAGGCGAATTCAGAATCTAAATTATATTGATTAAATTTGTTATGTTCTTAATATTGAATCCActgtattttttatattatggaTTCATGCTTAATacccctccatcccaatttatgtgatatagtttgtgttacaccccgtatcttagaactaaggttagactcgtattgttagagttttaacggaaaatttgaaagtttgtacaTATTACGAAAGTGGTTGACAAGCCTACTTCGGGCACCCATAACCCCTCGATGCATTGGGAATTTCGAAAAGGTTcctaatgaaagttgtagtacgtagaaataccTTTTCAGGCATATAAGGATCAGGCCAATTGGAGTTTGGAGAAAGGAGATATAATTgtctcaaaatggctaatagagaggtgcttaagattcgatagaatcaaCTAAGTTTCTGTTATGGCTGCCTTCCATCCCAATTACAGGAAAATCCATTGATAATTTCAGAAAACTTAAAACacgaaagttgtagccctttgaaatttaaaacatgaaagttgtagccctttgaaatagctttccaacggtatattgtggAGCCCTAACGGTGCTCTGTGCtagaagttatgtccattttactgaACGCTGTCGACTGAGTGTAAAAGTGACAGGGGAGCTCACCCCAAAATGAGGAAAGGTCTCGCCTTGGGCCGCGCTCAGTGGGGTAGGGGTCCAAAAGtgggaaaaattcaagaaaattgtcTAAGTGTAAATGGACAAGGGAGCTCGCTGAGCTCGCCCCAAAGCAAGGCAGGGGCAAGCCATAGACCGCGCTCGGCGAGCCTGGGGGTCCAAAATGCCCCatgctataaattcaacacttaactgAAATTTCATTTATTAGACATTTCAACTTCGTTCTAAAGCCCTAAGCAGCCGTTTTcctcctctcctcatcctcccACGTCAAGGTAAGATCGCTAACATGATTCTTAAGTaattctaacattaattcatgaatggtaacatgattcttcaaccaaaacataggatttcTAAGGTAAATCCTTCTCAAGCGATTCAAAGCTAGAGTGTTGGTGTTCTTCATCGCAGCGATTCGATTCATTGGATTGGAGCGTttacaggtatgtagggcttctatttacatgtgggaacatctttgttcttccccacgccatgtTCTCCCATGATTATATGAAAGTTCaccaaaaactagggttttagacACGTTCGTGATAACCCTAAGTTCATGTACCATGATTTACcatatttgaattataaaattcattattgtattcctaatcttccattttggttattgggaatccgtccgtaatccatgaaaacccatactttgcattccatgggttcttacatgcaagttatgaaatattatgtttattttcatggaAATCCTACATGTCCCCATGTTTTCATGCAAGTTATATTATGTaattatattcatgttatattatacttATAACCCATGTTTACAAGTCATGTTTATGAAAAACCATGGGCTTAGAGGCCacctatattcatgttcatgtttttgggagttgcacagaataccgagaaggctcagatagcctgaagcTACATTTgtcaccgtaggataaggatcgctctgcccagttaggacgattcgttcatgttttccccattgagggattttggatccattcaggtttcagtttcagtttcagctcttatcatgttatttcatgtgccatgttttTTTTATTCAGTTGCTTTATATACTAATACATTCAATGcgctgacgtcccctttctattTCTCgagggcctgcatttcacgaagcaggtacggatttacaggacgacgcatctgctcagtaggacttTACACGTATCAGCTTGTTGATGAGCCCCATtttcttcggggtttagtcattatttactttatgttagttatgcatttaaggtattgctgggggccttgtcctagTAGTTATGTTTAGTatttcagactcatgttagaggtttcgtAGACTTGTTAATCAGTCATGTTATGTCAGATAATCAGACTCGTTCAGCCACCTTTGGCTCAGCATTTATGACGATCCGCATTCATGttataaacaaatatttttatttgatattttgaaatctCATGTTTATTAAGGCTCATCATTTTTATGTCGTATTctgctcatgttatgcctcgtgatgattcagcaagccatgtgattCGCTCAGTCATATGCAGTAAGGctccgagtgccgtgttacgtccagaccatggttcggggcgtgacagtttGACTAGgaacaaagtttaagaaagaaatgaagatttttgaaacttgtggtctaaaataagacatatatatttatctgtctgtaaatcatttcattaagggttaACGGAgaatttttaagttaaattatttctaaatttagaattgtatcattcttttgaaacaaactaaaaaggaaagtgtatcacataaattgggaaagAGAATGTATTATTTATTACtctctccatcccaatttaagtgtcttactttcctttttggtatgtcccaaaaagagtgcCTCTTTTtgtatttagtaagttgacaattcaaacatcctacatggcaaatttataaccacaaggttaaaggacattttagtacattatataGATCCataatttaagatcacaagattataaagttctctttatttcttaaactccacgcctaatcaaattaagacacttaaaatgaaatgaagggagtacaattttaataaaattttacatatatatttatcctCTGGATTCAGATGAACCCAATACCAAACATGCTGCATCCGGCCCCATGCTCTGCGAGTGTGTGTATGTCTGGTTAGCAaatgtttctctttttttttttttttttctttctagttaGATggctttctttttgttttaaacAGCAAAGCCATGAATTTGCTTATCTTGCACGTGTTACTTTTATGATAGTACGTGTAAACTGAATATAGAGAGCAGGCCAAATTAAGACTTTGAGTTTCCTCAACAAGAAAGACGAGGCTAATAACTAAAGGTGGTGGTTGAAAGCTAGACAGTTAGTGCTCATTATATCCTCTCTCtaacaactagtcttcttttaaCATCAGGGAGAACGAGTACACGAATTACTCTTTTGGTCGGTGTATCTGAATTTTAGAGTAGCATCGAAGTGCGAATTCCGTATTAATCAaggactttttctttttttaatcatttgcTCTTATTCTTTACCAATTCCTTCTCACCGCATACCGGATCATGCTTTCAACTTTatgaatttgaattcaaaattcTATCACAGTTTGTATAATTTATAGCATTCGAAATCTAATATTTGTATCTGCTGAGTGAACTTTTCAATACGTATATAATGTTTGATGAGTTAAAATTACTGACTTTGATGAATCCACACAAGAGCAGCCAAAGGGAAAGACTATTAAAAGTCATTTCCTCAGGTCCCAAATACTAAAGGCCTCAAAATGTTAATCCCTTCGTCGCATTTTAACTATCGTCTTAGCTTATTTTACGCCTATTacgaaaataataaatagaagATGTAGTTTATTTATAAGTTAcccttatttaataaaaaagtaGATTGATTGTTAACTCTTAATACCGTACATTCTTCTTTAATATTGTAATAATCTGCGCGCTCGGTCGTTTTGAGCATTAAATATCATTTTCACTAAATGACTTTTTCAATAGCTTTAAAGGGTGTTCTTGACTTGCAAAGATGGATGACACGATTTTTGAGGCAATCGAACGAGTATCGAAGAAGAAATATAATTCAAGTTCTTTAATCAAGGAAATGGAAAGGTTTGACCAAAGTTAACATCGGAAGTTAACTAGTTTGGATCTGAGTTTCGACAGTTCCATGTCCGTAACGTGATTTATGACCAAGTCGAATAGTTGGAACGGATCCTGAGAGGATCGGGAGTGATTTGGACCTTCGGTTGGGAAACTAGTTAATTCATGAATTAGAGCTAACCACAATCAATATTGGGTCAAGACGGTCCCGGATTGATATTTTAAGTGTGCGAGCAGGTTCATAGCGTGTTTTATAAATGCATATTTAGTTTGTGCCTAGGAGGTCTCAAATGTGTTTCAGGTTTTAAAACAAAGGTCGTGCATAGCTGGTTTGTTGTTTCTGGTGCCAGTAATTTTGGTCATCGTGCTCGCAGTTGAGTGTCGCTTTCGCGAAAAAGAGAGCTGAATGGTCTTTGTGTTCATGAGAAAGGCTTCGCTTTCGCGAAGAGGAGCCGGATCAAAGGATCGTGATCGCTGGTGGGCACTGCGTTCGCGAAGAAGAGATTGTGTCTGGTAGGGAGCTCAAATTTGGTGAATTAGGAGGCAGTAGAGCCTTTGGAAGCTTACGCTTCACTCGGATCGAGATTGGGAGCGTTCAGAGACACTCCGAAAAATGAAGGCTTTATTGTTATTTGTTTGCTCAGctttgaggtatgttaagacttcttGAACTTTGTTTGAGGgaagtttttcataaataaagattaaaaaatgataataataaaagtaAGGGAGAAAGAGGGGGGCTTGTACCTGTGGTGTGATAGGCATTGGTACGAGTACATGTGCTATGTATGAGAAATAATGTAATTGTGTAGTTACGGATTCTAATCTGAGAATGCCAAAGTATGTGAGCATTAGCTGGTAGATACTTGACTTGTTTTGCCTGATTATGTGTACATATCGCTACATTAAACCCGTATACATGTGATAATCGAGCTAGTTGTGTAATTCTGCACGCTAGATGATTATAATTGAAGTGCATTTAATATTCATGCTCATGTGATCCGAATTGATCTAATCTGTGCAGGAATAAGAAGATTGGTGTGATTTATCATTCCTATTGTTGATTTACCTGATTTGCTGATTCAACCAAATGACTTACATATTAAATGATAGAATATAATTATCAGTGCTATGACGAGCATTTTGAAAggtaaaaagtgaaaaaatggcACTTTCTAATAAATGTTGACATGTCATACATGGATATGTGATTGAATATGAGCATAAATTTTATTGGTGAAGACTTGATGCAATATGTGAAATTACAAACAAACATGCCATGTTACAAATGTGTCCAAGTTCATTTTGAGCCTCAAACACAATCAACAGAAGCAGAAATGGAGGAGCATCCTTTTAGATTGCGGTAATTAAAGGAAAGGAGTGTTAAAAATTGCTTGTATTATTGATTTACTGCTAATTGCAAtcattctttcaatttttttattgcaccatcttttaaaaaatcaacaaaattatttatgCTTTAAGATTTTCTCCATTCGAACAAAATGAAAGGTATGCCTCAGATTCGTCGTTGCATTTTGGAATTTAAGATCGGAGAATAATTAAATAGGATGAAAGTCATATGACTAAACGACCTAAACTTTTGTCTTCTCATCGACCATGGAAAAAACTTTACCTTAAATAGTCATGGAACACATCTATTTTGCATTTATTAGATCCACCTTCCTCCCCATCTGTACCGaatttatttcttcttaatTTAGTTTTGATGAAGATCAGATCGCAATTCGCAAGCTCAAGATCATCCCTCTAATCAATGGCCTAGAAATTTTAAGGCGTATCAAAAAATTGGTTtcttattgaaaaataataaaatggcTTACTAGTTATAGCTACCGGCCAACAGCATTAAATCTCACTTTACTCAAAAGTACTATAACACACTAACAAACACACAAAATGCCATTCTAAATGACCtcaaaaaaactaaataaactGACCTCACATTAGTTGTTGAAAAATCTTGTTCCTTGTATTATAAATATGGTGCCCAAGTGAATAATAATCCCACTGCAGGAAAATTCCTAGAAATCAAAATACCACACATCTCTCTGCATGGTTTCTTTTAATATCAGTTTACATTAACTATGCATTTAATTCATCACCCGTTTTAAGACCCTTTAATTATATagaatatacaaaatataaatatccAAATCCAGGACTGAGATCTTAGTTTCAAATCTTTATTTTTCCTTCTCCTCTACTTCATCCTCTTTAGATCTCTCCAGATCttgaagtgaagaaaaaaaaaaatggtgagtGGTGGTCATCATCATCCAGCAGATTTCCTACTAATCAAACAAGATGACAAGTTTTTCTCAAGGCTTTTATCTAAGGAAAGTAGTGCAAAAGGTGAGTCTTCTTTCAGGTACTACTATTGTGGAGGATCATCAGGTTCAATTCCATTTGTTTGGGAATCTCAACCAGGTACACCTAAACATAAACTTTCAGACACTTTAGTTCCACCACTTACTCCTCCACCTTCTTATCAAACTAAAGACCACTTGAAATCCTTGAAAAAACAATCAAAATCCAATTTTttcctctccattttccccaagatTTCATCCAAAAGAATTACTGTTTCACCTTCACTTACTTCCCCTTCTGTTTCATCATCTTGTTCGTCGTCGTTCTCATTGTCTTCTGTCTCAATTACTGCTTATTCTAATCGAAGAAACTATCGTTCAAGATCAGAAATTGAAGAGTATGATCAAGAGAAACTGCAGCTTCCTGCTTCACCAAATTCAACACTTTGTTTTGGGTGTGGAATAGGGAATTCTAAGCGTTTTCGAGTCAATAATCCAGCGAAAAAGAATGTGAAGAAGACATTTTCGTCATTTCTTGGTAATTAATGGTGGTTCTTGAAGATGGATGATATATTTGAAACATGGTGTTCATCTTTTACATCAGTTTTAGATACTTTAGTAGGTTATTTAAAATGGTGTCAACTGTGAAGTGTGCTATGTGATTCCCTGTTTTTAATTATTTGCTAGTAATAATCATGGGAACAAAATTATGTCGAGATGTTTTTATTTTGGTCAGTGTCAAGATAAAAATTGATGCTATTTGTCTTTGGAACTGGTAATCCATTTACTTGAAGTgtgaattttcttatattaatttttacgTTTATCCTGTTTTACTTATTAGGATGTACAGATGCAATAATTATATGGAGTATCTTTCTTTTCATCTTTGATATTGTGCAAATGGGTGAAACATGCCATTAATCACAAAATGAGTAATCTTAACATTTATCCTGTGGTTCTTAAGGATGGGTCAATGCCACATTCTATTTGAATCATGATTTTCTCACAGGAGGCTTTGTAGCATATTTCTGGATGAAAATCGTCAAAATTTAATATAACTGagatatgttattgttgttactTGCACATTTTTGAAGGGATAGGCTGCAGGGACTAGGGAACCccaattaagaaaaataatttattactTCATCTGTCTCAATTCAAAAtggaatctttaaatttttttaaaaataaaatttacatattttgaaACCATGCAAAAAgtaaaataagtcataataattgatattttaaaatattttaaaggcATATGAAAAGATCACAGTCAAAGAAAAAACTTAATTGACTCTTAACGTCCAGTGTCACACGGAGGAAGAAAGTTTTGCAATTACGGTGGTCCATGTGGGGAGATGGGGTAAAAAATGTCTGATAAGTATCGAACCCATATTTAATTTAGGGCCTACTTGTATTATTGAAAAACCATGCATAGATTCGACTTATGTGGTCTGCTGAATTATTGAGAATCACATTTATGTCACCGTTTTGAAGTTGCTGTAGCTCAAAATGGTCCTGCAAGTACGGTTTACAAGGAAATAAAGTCATTCAATGTATCCTTTCCAAGTGCCCCTGTTAATATTACGACTTACGACAAATAAATTTAGAATACTGTTTACAGTATTGAGAATTCTAACAGCTATATATCTTGATAACCCAAATGAAGAATAAGAATAATGCACTAGTGTCCTTGTTGGTCATGGTGCTACTTGACTTTAAAGATGATGGATTTGAAATAACTGCATTACTTTATCCAAGGTGTTCATTTGTACCTCTGTTTTAGATAGGCTGTGTGGTGTTCTGAAATCTcccaatttgaaaattttatgcTAATAGTCATGGGGATTGGGGAACAAATATGTcagacaacttttttttttttggtagataGATCTCAATATATATTTGATACTACTGTTTTTGAGGGAGTGGTGATCAGTTTGCCTGAAATGTGAACCTTTTAATCTAGTCATATTTATTTGTACAAAGTAAGATTAGCCCGTCAAGACTGCAATAtcttaaaattgaaatttatcATTTGTGTTTTCACAGTTAAATAAGACTATGCAAATATGTAAATACAAAGCTTAGTTATATAATCATCCTTAGAGGTAGACACACATACATGGAAAAATATGCCAACGCCTGCAAATTGATTTAACAATTTCAAAGTTTCTCTAGTTATAATAAAATAGCCAAGGATTTTACATGCTTCTTGTTTTACTTGTATAGGCTTAGTATCTTGGAAGGATTAGGTTTAAAGAACCCTTGCAGTTTCGGACTCGGTTCAATATACACGAATTTGACCGTCCCAAATCGTTCCAATCTCAGCAAACCCCCAATTCTTTTTCTGGTCACCCCCTTTAACCTATAGGAAATATCAGCAGAATTAATATCACCTTTCATGGGAGTATTATGCAGCGCTAAAACGGGGAAGAGCAGATGAATAGCAGGCGAACCAAGCAATGGGATGgagaaaatcaaataaacaGAGCGAGGAAGAGGATCGGTGATACAGTGTAATGAGAAAACGTATTGTTTCTACCAGCTTTACAAAGACATATACGTGTTTTGTAGggaagaagatatatatatacataataacgTGCCACTTTAGCAGAATGATGGGCCCAACTGCCGAAATTCCTATTAAACCCTTTTGGTCGGCAAGGAGGACAATGGGAAGCTCCTCAAACTGCTGCTTATATATTAGTAGTAAAGTAATAATAGAGGTTAAAAATCTAAATTGTTtagattttctttttggttAATATCTCAATAAACAGGCTGCTTATTTagtaattttattgataaataaaagcaaaaagcaACAAAATGTCTTTACCAAGTGCATAAAATAAGAGCTAGCTAAAATGATCAAAGCCTGAACCAAGTTAGGACTGATGAACTATTGTAACAAGGTTTTATGTTCGACACTGCTATTATTTTTGTGTCCTCTTCCTGCTGTAAACTCTGTGTGTGACCTTTAATACTTCAGCTTTGACTTTCTGCAGTATATCACCTTAATGAAAATCAACCAGACCAAATTGTTTAGATTCATTTAGTGTATCtgttttttattcttttacaCCATTTATTATTTGGGTCAGATATGGCTGATTCTTTCAAATCTCATACAGAGTCTAAAATAATTAAGATCCTAGTAACTAATTTTAATAGCCTTGTGAAACTGATCTTTTACCACTATTCTCGCTACTACTTTTTTTCTTCACCCCTCCCTAGGAGTTTCTACCTTTTTACTCTTTTGGTGACTTGAATGCACAACCTTAGGATTGGAGTTGAAAGATGCTTATCATCTGAGCAATCGCCTCTTGTCACTACTCTCGCCACTACTACCAAAGACAACTAACCACTGCTATTACTGCACATTCATCACCATATAACCACCACTACTGACCACCTCCACCAACACTAACCACTACAACCAACCATCTCCACCGCTAGTCATCACACCAACCATCACCATCACCAGCCACCTCTTCTACTGCATCACTGCTAACAAACCAGTATACAATCATCAGCTACGTCGACCATTGCATAACCAACACCAATCACCACCGTGTAACCAGGGTGACACCCCTTCGTCGAAAACTTTTTGtaaatatatgaatatttgcAATCTGAAAATTGGAACATATAGAACAAATAATAGAAATGACACTGCTTTATCAAGAGCTTCGTTGGCTCGCTGGTTTGGCGCCTTGCTATTGCACTAAACCTCCCGACTTCGAGCCTTAGCAACCATGACCAGAGGCGTCGAATCTAATCTTTAGAATAGTATTTTTATTAACATAATGTTGTTCTATCAATTAttcacttgtttttttttttttttttaaatgacgaCACTGCTTATAAAAAATCCTGCGTACGCCACTGCGCATAACCAGGGGCGGACACACCCTATGCCAAGGGGTGTCACCCAACACCCCTTCGTCGAAaactttttgtatatatatgaatatttgCGATCTGAAAATTGGAACatatagaaaaataatagaaatgaCACTGCTTTATCAAACGAGCTTCGTTGGCTCGCTGGTTTGGCGCCTTGCTATTGCACTAAACCTCCCGAGTTCGAGCCTTAGCAACCAGACTAACCAGAGGCATCGAACCTAATCTTCAGAATAGTAGTTTTGTTAACATAATGTTGTTATATCAATTAttcacttgtttttttttttaaatgacgaCACTGCT
This portion of the Lycium ferocissimum isolate CSIRO_LF1 chromosome 1, AGI_CSIRO_Lferr_CH_V1, whole genome shotgun sequence genome encodes:
- the LOC132053536 gene encoding uncharacterized protein LOC132053536; translation: MVSGGHHHPADFLLIKQDDKFFSRLLSKESSAKGESSFRYYYCGGSSGSIPFVWESQPGTPKHKLSDTLVPPLTPPPSYQTKDHLKSLKKQSKSNFFLSIFPKISSKRITVSPSLTSPSVSSSCSSSFSLSSVSITAYSNRRNYRSRSEIEEYDQEKLQLPASPNSTLCFGCGIGNSKRFRVNNPAKKNVKKTFSSFLGN